The Nicotiana tomentosiformis chromosome 2, ASM39032v3, whole genome shotgun sequence genome includes the window ttgacccatttgcatgaaacattcgagattttaaggaaatacaacatgaagctcaaccccgagaaatatgctttcggggtcggttcgggcaagttcctcggcttcatggtgtcaaatcgagggatcgagattaacctcgataaaatcaaggacatcgaagacatcaccattgtGGACATCATGAAAGCCGTACAGAGGCTAATGGGATGGATTATAGCTTTAGGCCGATTTATTTCGagatcgtcagatcgaagtcataaatttttctctctactcaaaaagaagaacaatttcgcttggaccccgaaaTTCCAAaatgcattagaggaattaaaacgatatctatcgagcccaccactacttcatactccaaaaacagacgaaaaactttgcttgtacttggcagtatcggagatcGCGGTAAGCGATGTACTAGTTttagaagagcaaggtacgcaatttcccatttattatataagtcgtaccttaggagaagcagaaactagatatccgcacctagaaaaattggcacttgcactgataagcgcctctaggaagttaagatcgtactttcaatgtcaccctatatgcgtattaaccacttacctgcttcgtaatatttttcacaagcccgaactatcaggccgattggcaaaatgggccgtcaaactcagtgggtacgatatcgaatatcaacctcgtatagccatcaagtctcaaattttagcagacttcgtggctgaaTTCACGCCAACCCTTATACACGAAGTCAAAAAGAAATCTTATTGAGATCGGGTACGTCAtagggggtatggaccctttgtACGGATGGGGcctcgaacgtgaaggggtccgggctacgcatcgttttaaagccacccgcaggtaacactattaggcaatctatcaaaactaccaggttgactaacaacgaggccgagtatgaggccatgattgcaggtctcgagctagctacaagcttgggagcagaagtcattgaagccaagtgtgactatttgctggtggtaaatcaagtaaacaaaaccttcgaagttcgagaagatagaatgcaaaggtatttggacaaactacaggtcactttgcaccatttcaaagaatggactttgcagcatgttccacgagagcaaaatagtgaggctgatgcacttgcaaatttgggatcatcggtcgaaaAAGGTGAGTTAATCTCGGGGACTGTCATTcgactctcgagatccgtgatcgaagaaggtcatgccgagataaattctacgagcttaacttgggattggaaaaataagtatattgaatacttaaagaatggaaagctctcATTGGACCCTAATAATTTGAGgcccctacgaaccaaagctgctcgaatCACGTTAACTACAaatggaacgctataccgaaggacattcaaTGGACCAttagcagtatgcttaggtccataAGATGCCAATTACAttctacgtgaggtgcacgagggcacttgtgggaatcactccggtgccgatttgttagtccgaaaaataatcagggcaggatattattggatcgatatgggcaaagatacaaaggagtttgttcggaaatgtgacaaatgtcaaaggtttgcaccaatgatccatcaaccaggagagaaacttcactcagtcctaaccccatggccatttatgaaatggggaatggatatcgtcggccctctaccatcgaccccaggtaaagctaaattcattttatttatgattgactatttctctaaatggattgaagcacaggctttcgtaaaagtgagagagaaagaggttatagactttatctaggatcatatcgtatgtcgattcgggatacccgccgaaatagtgtgtgataatgggaaacaatttgtcgacagcaaagtgacgaaattcctcgaagaccacaaaataaagagGATATTATCAATAccatatcaccccagtgggaaccgACATGccaaatcaacaaacaaaactatcattcaaaacctaaagaagaggttgaacgacgctaaaggaaaacaaagagaaatcctacccgaagttctttgggcatatcgaacaacatcaaaatctagtacgggggcgaccccgttctccttagtatatggctctgaagccttgattccagccGAAATCGGGGAACCTAGTGCTAGGTTTCGGTATAAAACAGAAGAGTCAactaacgaggctatgaacactagcctcgaattatcggatgaaaagcaagaagctgctctcgtccaattggccgtcCAAAAGTTGCTcttgaaagatactataatcgaagaaccaagcttcgccattttaaatctggagacttagtgctaaggaaagtcaccctcagtacccgaaatccaaaagaagaaaaactaagaccgtatcaggttctcaaaaacgtcggaaagggatcatacaagctcggtattacaAACggaaaacaactatcaagcaattggaatgtgtcacacctaaaacgatactactgttaaggtacgacctTCCCACATTCATTTACATTttgaaactaacccctgcaggagtcTCGAtaaggagctaagatggatccttcaatacgaagccctaggtctgaaagcacgcgttgcactctttttcccttagatcggttttttcccaaatgggtttttcggcaaggtttttaatgaggcaaccaatgatcgtgttGTACTTGGAAATAATTcgacagtattcgaggcctctttacaatcgacttCGAATATTGGGGGGGGTATtatccctcaaatatatcaagttctgatgcaagaaagttatttcgtaacaacggggttccaataggaaaagttgtaagagacAAATAGTCAAAATGAACcgtgctcatgtagttggcccgagccctgactcAAAACATGAACACACGTGTAAAAAGAAAGTTCTCCTcgttaccgatatcttatatccaagaaaaattcctctactttcaagatttattatgcaaacagaagctcgagcaagcactcactcgaccattacgtttatgggctacattacttcgagttacactcgaccactaagcctacgggctacttttatttcgagttagagtaagcactcactcgaccattatgcctatgggctacattactttgagttagaaacattcactcgactactaagctgccacttttatctcgagttcgagcaagcactcacttaaccattacgcctatgggctatattacttcaagttcgaattattcactcgactgataagcctacgggctatttttatttcgagttcgagcaagcactcactcgatcattacgcctacgggctatatttcttcgagtttgaatcactgactcaactaataagcctaagagctacatcgcttcaagtttgagtaagcctatgtccaaacaatcactcaactcgactactaagcatatgagctaccttatttcaagtttgagtaagcgctcactcGATTAAAAATTTTGAGCAAGTTgcttaaatccttgtgaaaatattcataaggagtgaataaaatcttcacaagacagaaaacaaaacagaagcaagtcgacAAAAGgggatattttttatatatacaagattttttacatgattgattacaacataaaaattaaagaCAAAGCTTCCCGGTTATccccaggagcggtctcttctctatcgggctccccatccgctcttactcccatcatcatcatcattctcatcatcatcgtcatcggaaACCAAGGCTTCATTATcaacttcgagttctttggccctttttatctcttcagcgaggtcgaaacctcgagcatggatctcctcgagggtctccctctgagatcggcatttagcaagttcagcgacctAGTATGCTCGAGTATCAGCGGTCTcgactgcctctcttgcttggacctgggcagctttagcattggcccgatagacggccacgagtgcatccgcatcagcctttgccttttcggcgtcagattcgaccttggcaagttcagaggccaaccgatgctcgagctcctctattctccCTGCTTGGAccaagcttttctccttcattttttgaagttggttttcggccgatgacaattgggctcgagcagtttctttctctgcagcaaagcggtctattccttctttccacttcaaagactctgCTCTTATCACATTGACATCTTCACGGAGTTttccgatcatctcgattttttgttgcagctgtgagaccgaaaaattagccatcgttccggtatcaagcccatatgcttttaaaagtattattacctgCTCGGATAGATCGATCTGATCTAGGTGAGCCCAGGCCAACTCAGattggaggtcttttatttcctctccctTTTGGCCCAAGAGGAGTTTTAAGGAGTTCCTCTCCTTCGTAACCCATTGAAGCCCTCGTATCAACGCAGCTCGgttcgggaccgagaacatgattctcgatgaactaccgcggcctgcaaagaaagaagaaacaaagtCAGAAAAAAAAACTTAAAGGTAACGCCATATAATTTAAGGCTTGCCTAATTCAATGCTtgctgcactccgtgaaaaaTATCAGATGCGTCACTTGTACCGGCAGTGTCTTCGACGCcgataaacaggtcacgaaagggatcctatccatcatgaggcctatctaattcgaggacccccaaagcttgggcttcctgaATCGCCCCTGCGaaaaaagcagggaaggtgggcgagttTTCGATTGATACTGCCCCCAATGAATCATCTGGGGCATTCTCTTCGATTCGAAAAGATACAGGAAGatccccttcagacatatcccccatctgtCGGCTTCGATTGGAAACATCTTCGATCTCCAGCAACTCGGGGACTCTGTCTGAATCTCTCTatgatatatcctcagttcgaggcggagccttatgaaccaccatcgatccagctgcttgtggaacgtcggtggtcttctttGTTCAGGCCGCCAGTGTAGAcccatcgttttcttcttcttcttcttcttcttcttcttcttcttcttcttc containing:
- the LOC138904415 gene encoding uncharacterized protein → MGCKEYDINKVGKKMIFRTQHNGPIDEAYKNNSRIWNNIVLELQCRGSSSRIMFSVPNRAALIRGLQWVTKERNSLKLLLGQKGEEIKDLQSELAWAHLDQIDLSEQVIILLKAYGLDTGTMANFSVSQLQQKIEMIGKLREDVNVIRAESLKWKEGIDRFAAEKETARAQLSSAENQLQKMKEKSLVQAGRIEELEHRLASELAKVESDAEKAKADADALVAVYRANAKAAQRETLEEIHARGFDLAEEIKRAKELEVDNEALVSDDDDDENDDDDGSKSGWGAR